The Poecilia reticulata strain Guanapo linkage group LG13, Guppy_female_1.0+MT, whole genome shotgun sequence genome has a segment encoding these proteins:
- the ints4 gene encoding integrator complex subunit 4, whose product MAAHLKKRVYEEFSKVVQIPHEEAPAKKLRLSKPSKSAALHIDLCKAANATDALQYLLEFARKPVEAESVEGVIRILLEHYYKETDNSVRLKIASLLGLLSKTNGFSPDCVVDDVINTLGNEKSHQVLAQLLDSLLVIGGQLPESPAVRRRLVQVACKLLSDTNFRVRNKCLQLLGFLGTMETPLTKDGEGPSSSLGGVRDVQSIISTYFSDQDPRVRTAALKAMLQLHERGMKIHQIIYEQACRLLSDDYEQVRSAAVQMVWVLSQLYPESIVPIPSSNEEIRLVDDAFGKISHMVSDGSWMVRVQAAKTLGSMLQVSPHFLEQTLDKKLMSDLRRKRTAHERAKELFASGEFSSGRKWADDAPKEKLDTNTVNLIASGACGAFVHGLEDEMFEVRIAAVEALCQLARSSPSFAEKCLDFLVDMFNDEIEEVRLQSIHVLREISTHITLREDQLDTVLAVLEDSSRDIREALHELLCFTNVSTKECIQLALLELLKNLNKYPTDRNSVWKCLKFLGSRHPTLVLPLVPELLSTHPYFDTPEPDMDDPAYIAVLVLVFNAAKSCPTMPALFSDHTFRHYAYLRDSLSHLVPPLRLPGRKQVYSLDSVDSGCGSGSVESAKLFLQQSLNRVSTIQNLETPGAQDLLNFTIRDLQRLGELQTELAGAADFCATFLRCQLLLMKALQEKLWNMAVPLCLKQNVTATAAAQQILEETYKLEFLYSSLESRQVATIHHVRLQAKALQLVLTARTRPGLDLLIGSCEKFLQEIESFQRMFLTELPHLQDSFVDKLLEIMPRLLSCKPVELVKILQTTLRQSGLLQLRLPEQIHRATATIIEPTGESDNPLRFTSGLVVALDIDATLEHVLDPQDKVKVQVLYPDGQSHVIHPKPADFRKPGPTRHRLITQVYLSHTAWTEPSQVEVRLLLAYSSSSSSPSSSNKSGWSDSTDGLPPAEAAVEGTIPFSKPVKVFIMPKPARR is encoded by the exons ATGGCTGCACATTTGAAAAAACGAGTTTATGAGGAATTTTCCAAAGTTGTTCAG ATTCCTCATGAAGAAGCTCCAGCCAAGAAGCTGCGCCTGTCCAAGCCCAGTAAATCTGCAGCGCTGCACATCGACCTCTGCAAAGCCGCCAACGCCACCGACGCGCTGCAGTACCTGCTGGAGTTCGCACGCAAACCGGTGGAGGCGGAGAGCGTGGAGGGCGTGATCCGGATCCTGCTGGAGCATTACTACAAG GAGACTGATAACTCAGTGAGGCTGAAGATCGCATCTCTTCTGGGTTTGCTGTCCAAAACAAACGGCTTCAGTCCCGACTGCGTCGTGGACGACGTCATTAACACGCTTGGAAATGAGA AATCCCACCAGGTTCTGGCTCAGCTGCTGGACTCCCTGCTGGTGATCGGGGGCCAGCTGCCAGAGAGTCCGGCCGTCAGGCGGCGGCTCGTCCAGGTGGCCTGCAAG cttctctccGATACGAACTTCAGGGTGAGGAACAAatgtctgcagctgctggggTTCCTGGGAACCATGGAAACGCCTCTGACCAAAGACGGCGAGGGACCGAGCTCATCGCTAG GAGGAGTCCGGGACGTCCAGAGTATCATCAGCACCTACTTCTCAGACCAGGACCCCAGAGTGCGCACTGCAGCGCTCAAAGCCATG ctgcagcttcatgaGAGAGGAATGAAGATTCATCAGATCATTTATGAACAG GCCTGCAGGCTGCTGTCTGACGACTATGAGCAGGTCCGCTCTGCCGCTGTTCAGATGGTCTGGGTGCTCAGCCAGCTCTACCCAGAAAG CATTGTGCCCATCCCATCGTCCAATGAGGAGATCCGGCTGGTTGACGACGCGTTTGGGAAGATCAGTCACATGGTGAGCGACGGTTCCTGGATGGTTCGGGTGCAGGCCGCGAAAACCCTG GGGTCCATGCTGCAGGTCAGCCCTCACTTTCTGGAGCAGACGCTGGATAAGAAGCTCATGTCGGATCTCAGA AGGAAGCGCACGGCTCACGAACGAGCCAAAGAGCTCTTCGCATCCGGGGAGTTCTCCTCTGGCAGGAAGTGGGCCGACGACGCCCCCAAAGAGAAACTGGACACCAACACCGTCAACCTCATCGCCTCGGGGGCCTGCGGCGCGTTTGTCCACGGCCTCGAGGACGAGATGTTTG AGGTTCGCATCGCTGCAGTGGAGGCTCTCTGCCAGCTCGCCCGCTCGTCTCCCAGCTTTGCCGAAAAGTGCCTCGATTTCCTCGTTGACATGTTTAACGATGAGATCGAGGAAGTCAGGCTGCAGTCCATCCACGTGCTGAGGGAAATCTCGACCCACATAACGCTCAGGGAGGACCAGCTGGACACCGTGCTGGCCGTCCTAGAG GACTCGTCTCGGGACATCAGGGAAGCTCTGCACGAGTTGCTCTGTTTCACCAACGTCTCCACCAAGGAGTGCATCCAGCTGgcgctgctggagctgctgaagaACCTCAACAAATATCCCACCGACCGCAACTCCGTCTGGAA ATGTTTGAAGTTTCTTGGCTCTCGCCACCCAACACTTGTGTTGCCTCTGGTTCCTGAGCTGCTCAGCACTCACCCGTACTTCGACACACCGGAGCCTGACATGGACGACCCAGCCT ACATCGCGGTTCTGGTTTTGGTGTTCAACGCCGCCAAGTCGTGTCCCACCATGCCGGCGCTGTTCTCCGACCACACCTTCAGGCACTACGCCTACCTGAGGGACAGCCTGTCGCACCTCGTCCCCCCACTCAGG TTGCCGGGCAGGAAGCAGGTTTACAGTCTCGACTCCGTGGACTCAGGATGCGGTTCTGGTTCGGTGGAGTCGGCCAAACTCTTCCTCCAGCAGAGCCTCAACAGGGTCAGCACCATCCAGAACTTGGAAACACCTGGAGCGCAGGACCTGCTGAACTTCACAATACG agACCTGCAGCGGCTGGGTGAGCTGCAGACTGAGCTTGCTGGAGCTGCTGATTTCTGTGCTACATTCCTGCGCTGCCAGCTGCTGCTCATGAAG gCCCTGCAGGAGAAGCTGTGGAACATGGCCGTCCCTCTCTGcctgaaacaaaatgtcactgctacagctgcagctcagcag attttagaGGAAACCTACAAGCTGGAGTTTCTGTACAGCAGTTTGGAAAGCAGGCAGGTGGCGACCATACATCATGTCCGCCTCCAGGCCAAAGCCCTGCAGCTGGTCCTGACGGCCCGAACCAGACCAGG GTTGGATCTTCTCATCGGCAGCTGTGAGAAGTTCCTGCAGGAGATCGAGTCTTTTCAGAG GATGTTCCTGACAGAGCTGCCCCACCTCCAGGACAGCTTTGTGGACAAACTTTTGGAGATAATGCCGCGGCTCTTGTCTTGTAAACCCGTGGAGCTGGTGAAGATTCTCCAGACGACGCTGAGACAGAGCggcctgctgcagctcagactACCTGAACAG ATCCATCGCGCCACAGCCACCATCATCGAGCCAACAGGCGAGTCGGATAACCCGCTGAGGTTCACGTCCGGCCTGGTGGTGGCGCTGGACATCGACGCCACGCTGGAGCACGTCCTGGATCCCCAGGataaggtcaaagttcag GTCCTGTATCCAGACGGCCAGAGTCATGTGATCCATCCCAAACCGGCGGACTTCAGAAAGCCGGGACCGACCAGACACCGACTCATCACCCAGGTTTACCTCTCTCACACCGCCTGGACAG AGCCTTCACAAGTCGAGGTGCGCCTCCTGCTGGCCTAcagctcctcttcttcctctccgtCTTCATCCAACAAGTCTGGATGGAGCGACAGCACCGACGGCCTCCCGCCAGCAGAGGCCGCCGTCGAAGGAACGATCCCCTTCAGCAAGCCTGTCAAAGTCTTCATCATGCCCAAACCTGCACGAAGATAA
- the aamdc gene encoding mth938 domain-containing protein, with protein MTSPEIATLSWGLMKVKGCSSSYKDCKVWPGGSRAWDWRETGTDHYPGVQPADLEEVMKKGIELLVIGRGMSEALQVPSSTLNFVKQQGIEVRVLPTQKAVAEYNKLAVQGAKVGGVFHSTC; from the exons ATGACCTCCCCAGAAATTGCCACCCTGTCCTGGGGCCTGATGAAGGTGAAGGGATGCTCCTCCAGCTACAAGGACTGTAAGGTCTGGCCTGGAGGCAGCCGGGCCTGGGACTGGAGGGAGACCGGGACTGAT CATTACCCAGGAGTGCAACCTGCTGACCTGGAGGAGGTGATGAAGAAGGGAATAGAACTGCTGGTCATTGGGAGAGGAATGAGCGAAGCTCTACAG GTTCCTTCTTCGACTCTGAATTTCGTGAAGCAGCAAGGCATTGAAGTCCGAGTCCTCCCGACTCAGAAGGCCGTCGCTGAATACAACAAGCTGGCTGTTCAAGGAGCCAAAGTGGGCGGCGTTTTCCACTCAACCTGCTGA
- the LOC103475098 gene encoding uncharacterized protein LOC103475098: MMGLQIFIRLLPLTCLLQTGVRSAKDSVFVYSRIGDVVLLPCTKSTSASAGCSSITWTFFKGGQVRYTEEVTGGRVNPNSDKSNRTTVTSNCSLVLSDLIVEDAGSYVCLENKEAVTDVYLSLLSVSLGSPITELRPGGNLFLTCILFTYYDAGSCKPYSNVFRVNWLDEDGKQLHKDDRRYKLTENTRCNVTLLIKLQAEDNNRKWSCQVDTTKNSKVTFLDFRFSFLFQNAHLDQTVKPLVTEECPAELPISRIVLCAVLPLLVCIVGFFTWKSDHKRAKTSAAVIELQDVY, from the exons ATGATGGGGTTGCAAATCTTTATCCGACTCCTGCCGCTCACATGTCTGCTCCAAACTG GTGTGAGGAGTGCGAAGGATTCGGTGTTTGTTTACAGCCGAATTGGAGACGTCGTCCTGCTGCCCTGCACCAAATCCACCTCAGCCTCAGCCGGCTGCTCCTCCATCACCTGGACCTTCTTCAAAGGCGGCCAGGTCCGTTACACCGAGGAGGTGACCGGAGGGCGGGTCAACCCCAACTCGGACAAATCCAACAGAACCACCGTCACGTCCAACTGCTCCCTTGTCCTCAGCGACCTCATCGTGGAAGACGCGGGTTCGTACGTGTGTCTGGAGAACAAGGAGGCGGTCACCGACGTCTACTTGTCCCTGCTGAGCGTCAGCTTGGGTTCGCCGATCACGGAGCTCCGGCCTGGAGGGAACCTCTTCCTCACCTGCATCCTTTTCACCTACTACGACGCAGGCAGCTGCAAGCCGTACTCCAACGTGTTCAGGGTCAACTGGCTGGATGAGGACGGAAAGCAGCTGCACAAAGACGACAGAAG GTACAAGCTGACTGAAAACACTCGGTGCAATGTCACTCTACTCATAAAGCTGCAAGCGGAGgacaacaacaggaagtggagctgTCAGGTGGACACCACAAAGAACAGTAAAGTGACATTTCTGGACTTCAGATTCTCCTTTCTGTTTCAAAACGCCCACCTGGACCAGACTGTGAAGCCGCTGGTCACAGAGGAATGTCCTGCAGAGCTGCCCATCAGCCGGATCGTTCTGTGTGCGGTTCTGCCGCTCTTGGTGTGCATCGTGGGATTCTTCACATGGAAATCAGACCACAAGAGAGCAAAGACCTCAGCTGCTGTCATCGAGCTGCAGGATGTTTACTGA